Part of the Zingiber officinale cultivar Zhangliang chromosome 6A, Zo_v1.1, whole genome shotgun sequence genome, AGCAAGATTTAGATTCCAAATAAGATATTGTTGTGTATATAATAAATTACACAAGGTTCTCAAGTATCAATCCTTTCAAGAGAATTTCACCTCAAAATATTAATATCAACTTAGACACTAACATtcaaacaagcaaaataaaaaaGACCATCCATAGCTCAATGCAATAAACTAATATCTACTTTGATCTCTTTTCTACCCCTCTTCAATAATCCATTTTAGATATTCAGTGAAACATATTCACTGAGAAAACCAAGCACACACTAACCTGCTTGGGAGGCTAGATTTTTACCAAAAGTATAGATGAAAAGAATAATGCACATCAGCCACAAACATTTCATGAATGATTAGAAGTAATAAATGTGTCCAGAAACTTACTGGGATACTAACAAGTAAACCTTCTGAAGTAACAAGCACAGGCAGCCCCTTCCTTGCAGGCAGTGGAATTGATTTCAAAACCTTTAAAGCACTTTGTGCTGACCAATGAATGAATCTGAAATGCTCCATTTTCTTTTCTGCAGTTTTAATCAAGCCATTTATTGAGGTGTCAGCATAAGCTCCGACATCTTTAGATACTTGGTTCTTCAAAATATTTCCAAGAAACAACCAATCTGCCTCAACCATACATCGTACTTGAAATGTCATATCTGGTTCAACCCTGCAAATTTGACAAGACTGGTCTTGTATTCCCTCCAAAGAATATCCATCTCCTTCAACATGTCCATGGATTCTCCATGTGACCAAGAACCTGTTCATGAAGAAACATGTTTGCCCAGGAAGAATACTTATGCTTGGAGCACCAGCACATTTTACCTTGTGTCTCAAATCAGGGTCACTTTCAACTCCTTTGGAACTAAACTTCTCGTTTTCCTCTGCTTGCAACAAGGAGATAAATTTTAATGTCGAGTCACTTATAAGATTACGCCTTCTTGCTTCAGTTAGAACAGACACAGAAGAGTTTGCATGCATGAGGGATACATCAGAAGCTTCAAGGAAAAATTGATCAGAGTATGATTTTGCATCTGCAATTATCTGATGAATCTCATTATGCAACAAAGATCTATCCCCAGATGAGTACATCAAAGACAACCCCATCTTCGATGATTGAAGTGAATCAACAGAACAACAAATCAAAAGTTTTGTGCCTTTGGATTGTGGAGCAGGGGAAAGGTAACAGCCAGCAACAGTGAGTGAGGTCTGTGGAATTGCAGAATAACATGATTAAATAGAATTGACAAAACAAGAAAGTATTCCTTTTGTATATATCTATTGAATTTATAGTTTTAACTAGCATGTTCAATGCAATTGATTTCAGAAAACCTATTTTGATCATCATTTTGGAAAAACTAAATAAACCTGAATGAATCATCACTATGCTATAAATTGAAACAAACCAGTACTCATGTTTTAGCATCAGGGAGCATAGTTTCATGTGTGTTGTTTTGCTTCTAAAGGACCAAATTTCACtcacaaattaaaacttgctgtaatttcaaatagattatgttcAATTGTAGTATATTTCAGAAACTTCCCAGCAAATAAGTGAATAGTTATATAACTCCAATAGCTAGAACTACAGAAGTATTGAACccacaaaattcaaaatatagaAGGCaactaataataaaagaaataacagatTTCCACCAAGATATTTGGGTTAATACCTCActaaaataatgataataaatCAATTCTATTCGAGATAAGTCCAACAGGAAGCAGAGTAAAATACCACAATATAGAAAAGCTGAAAAACCTTGCATGGGAAGTTCCGGATGTAGTCCAGCAGCATCTGGGAGGTATGCCCACGAATAGGTCTGTGCCTTTGGGAAATGAACTGTAAGTTAAGATTAAGAATTTATTTAAGAAGTCAACTAAGAACTGGCATACAAAGTAAATGCCAATATGTCTCTCAAGTGTACAAGGCACTTTCAGGATAGAAAGAAAATGAGCAACTGTTACCTGTAAAATCCATGCTGCATATCTTGACAAGCAAAGGTCATCAATGCAAGATGGCATTAACTTCACTAGATCAATAACTGCATATCCAAGCTGCAACAGCAACATATAATTAGCTGAAGATAGTTATCAGTATAAAGATGTCTTTTACTCATGTTTTCCATCAAATTAATTTGGTTTTTTGAAATAGTTAATTCAATGTGCCACTTACATCCAGTTATAACTTATCTACCTGATTATCACAATTCATAGTACAGTAAACTTGTTCATTCCAGCTCTAAAATTTTCCACTTTAAATATCATACATTTGTTGACAACAATAACCCATGGTCACTTCCACTAGTGGGCATCTATAAACCACCATTGCTAAATCAATTCAAATGAAATCTATCAAAACTGAAAAAATAGTTTATAGGTTTATTAGTTTTGTTTTATATAGTAAGTGAAGTCAACAACTTCTGTTTGAAGTATATATAATCACTAAAAGCCAATACAATAGACACATTCATCATCAGGTCATAATTCCTCTATTATGAACCAGTGATATaatagtttgattttttttcataatgTATATGCATCTCCCAgtggcttggttgttgttgtaatgTATATGCATCTCCTATTGTTAAATTATATTTTGATCGGACCTTTTCTTGTTAATCAGCAGAAACCATGTATTTTGATTGGGCTTCTCTTgatttacattcatgttttattttttgatttaaaaCTGAACTGAACTTAAACAAAAGTGATAAATTTGTTTAAGTTTCAAATCTTCTGAATTGATTTTGGTTGAGTTTCAGTTTGGAATATTAAAACTAAAAAGTTTCAAATTTCCCTGTGAAACCAGTAAACCAGATCCACTTCCATGAATCatatacatttttttttacttatatgAGCTAGTTATAAGTGAAAGCAATCCCAGTTCAAATAATACTAATCCACTCAATACAACAACAAACTCAGATAGACTTCTGCTTTGAATCCACTATCCAGTAGGTTCTTAACTTGCAACCTACAAAATCCATGACCTCAACAAAACCTGAATCATATCAGAAAATATGCTTCAAGCAGCTTAATCAGAGGTATTTTCTGTAGAAGAATCAAACCTACCTCCATGATGGTCACAGAGTCCTTTATCATCTTAAGGCAAACAGTCTCAACATATGCACGAACTAGCCGACAAGCAGAGATAAGTCTATGTGATTCTAATTGAAAATGATCTGGGAGAAGAAATTCAAAGACACAGCAATGTGAATATACTAATATAGATTGAAAAAAGTGTCTATAAATAATCATTAAATAGTACACATGAAAGAATTGAATCTTTATAATTATCGtaccaaaataaaaaatgaatataaGTTTTCATGAAGGGATTCACAAGCAGAAGTTCTAAGCTTTTAGGATCCTTTCATAATGTTTTCAAGTTGCATCTATAGGTACATGTAGGGGAAAAAAGTGcatgataattttttatatatgccTCGGTCACAAGGAATACATAATCAAGTAGACTGATCCTTCTTCAAAAGTGAGACATCAGCATTACCTGGTGTGAAATATCAAACATTACCAGGTTATCTTGATATAGTACCTAAGTTATCCAACAACTTATATCAAATCAAAAAGATCTAATATCTAAGTATTACCTGATGAGAAGCTCCTTAGACTGGCTCGTATTCTGTTACGAGTGTACAACGGACTTTGATTTGTCGGATCTTCCACCCAATCTTGGTTAGCTCCTTGGCATATCTGGAAACAAaagtataaataataataaattagtaATCTAAACACGCACACAGTTACCGAAAAGGCTTAAGATGTTATAGTAACTCACATTGTACATGTCATCTTTATTAAATTCTAGCATAGGTCGCACCAACAAAATACCATCAGAATTCTCACTACCTCCTAGTGGCAAGGGAAACAATTGTGAGATGAATGCCATGCACGAAAGTCCAAGAACTCCACTATTACGTGATAATCTAAGAATTAAGAGCTCCACCTGCAGTAATTGtattttcaacaaataaattaagATAAGAATTATGAGATACCCAAAATTCTAGAAGCAGTCAACTAGGAATTTTTACTAAGAGACAACCCAATTTCCAAAGCTTTCATTTATTAGTTGGCAATACTAAGAAACCACATACATATAAGAGCATCCACACCAGCATCCCTAtccaaaatgcataatttagggtaaataagttactttattaaatttggatatccacttttcaatacatcatatatcaacttccctatttcttctctctcctctataatgtttagggaatggaatccattccctaaatttagagaagtactgttcataaatgcataatttagggaatggataaggtagctgatgcaaagattttttagctaacctatccaaaatttaaggtaaaatttttGAATAGAGTATCTGATGTAGATGCTCTGAAGAAAACATCTAAAATGATAGTAAGCAAGTTCACACACAAAGTACCAGAAGAAAAGGAGAGCACAAAGATATGTACGATTCCTCTACTTGCACTGAAAATTCTAAACTTGTGAGCAAACTGAATTAAAGAACTCAGACCTGGTCATCTGCATGGTGTGCAATAAGCAAAACTCCAATGTGTTGCTTGACACAGACATCCTGAAAGATTTGATACCTGAGATTTTtactaatcaatcacaaactaGTGaaggtgcaaaaaaaaaaaaaaaaactcgttTAAAAATCTTATGGTCTTAACAAGTGTTCAGAAAGAAGCTAGATCCACCTATTTAAGTTTTCCTCCATACTCATAACTTACAATTCCATATGGTTACTAAAATCCAGTATTCAATCAACATGTACAACACgtacaaaacttaaaaaaaacacACAAA contains:
- the LOC121997719 gene encoding tRNA(Ile)-lysidine synthase-like isoform X2, which produces MQCVLRLSPHPTFRRCFCRCSAPDISQYREAFGRRMTIAGIKPHHRIALGVSGGPDSMALCVLTAGWKLSGFNGKTESSGFIEGLVAIIVDHRLRAESTEEAILVRDRVNKMGIMCQIENCDWSHGRPKHGHVQEAAREMRYQIFQDVCVKQHIGVLLIAHHADDQVELLILRLSRNSGVLGLSCMAFISQLFPLPLGGSENSDGILLVRPMLEFNKDDMYNICQGANQDWVEDPTNQSPLYTRNRIRASLRSFSSDHFQLESHRLISACRLVRAYVETVCLKMIKDSVTIMELGYAVIDLVKLMPSCIDDLCLSRYAAWILQFISQRHRPIRGHTSQMLLDYIRNFPCKTSLTVAGCYLSPAPQSKGTKLLICCSVDSLQSSKMGLSLMYSSGDRSLLHNEIHQIIADAKSYSDQFFLEASDVSLMHANSSVSVLTEARRRNLISDSTLKFISLLQAEENEKFSSKGVESDPDLRHKVKCAGAPSISILPGQTCFFMNRFLVTWRIHGHVEGDGYSLEGIQDQSCQICRVEPDMTFQVRCMVEADWLFLGNILKNQVSKDVGAYADTSINGLIKTAEKKMEHFRFIHWSAQSALKVLKSIPLPARKGLPVLVTSEGLLVSIPSIGFSVCPLLEAVSVFKPKVPLGGGYSSYI
- the LOC121997719 gene encoding uncharacterized protein LOC121997719 isoform X1, whose amino-acid sequence is MQCVLRLSPHPTFRRCFCRCSAPDISQYREAFGRRMTIAGIKPHHRIALGVSGGPDSMALCVLTAGWKLSGFNGKTESSGFIEGLVAIIVDHRLRAESTEEAILVRDRVNKMGIMCQIENCDWSHGRPKHGHVQEAAREMRYQIFQDVCVKQHIGVLLIAHHADDQVELLILRLSRNSGVLGLSCMAFISQLFPLPLGGSENSDGILLVRPMLEFNKDDMYNICQGANQDWVEDPTNQSPLYTRNRIRASLRSFSSDHFQLESHRLISACRLVRAYVETVCLKMIKDSVTIMELGYAVIDLVKLMPSCIDDLCLSRYAAWILQFISQRHRPIRGHTSQMLLDYIRNFPCKVFQLFYIVTSLTVAGCYLSPAPQSKGTKLLICCSVDSLQSSKMGLSLMYSSGDRSLLHNEIHQIIADAKSYSDQFFLEASDVSLMHANSSVSVLTEARRRNLISDSTLKFISLLQAEENEKFSSKGVESDPDLRHKVKCAGAPSISILPGQTCFFMNRFLVTWRIHGHVEGDGYSLEGIQDQSCQICRVEPDMTFQVRCMVEADWLFLGNILKNQVSKDVGAYADTSINGLIKTAEKKMEHFRFIHWSAQSALKVLKSIPLPARKGLPVLVTSEGLLVSIPSIGFSVCPLLEAVSVFKPKVPLGGGYSSYI